The Halotia branconii CENA392 region GCTTAGTTGCAGCTTGACGGGTTTTTTGAGCGATCGCAATTAAAGGAGAAGCAACTTGAAAAGTAGTCATCTGACAAAATAATTTTTCAGAATGGGAAAATATTTACCTTTTTCTCATCCTATCAACCTTAGTTAATCATTGAGCATAGTCTAGTTGTGGCACATGAAAATGTGCCACATAAAGCAGGGGTATCTCTGGAATTTTTCAAATAAAATATGTATATATCATTACAAATATAAAAGCCTGTTGGAAACTTAATATGAAATATTGTCGCCCCCGACTTAATTTTCGAGGCGGTTGGTTATTAGCTGTACTGACCGCTATAACTACTACACCTGTAATAGCAGAAACACCAAACTTTAGTACTTTTAGTCTTGCACCAGACTTTGAGCAAATTAAGGGAAAAGTTACAGGCTATACAGGCGGTTCTTTTTCATTGTCTGCTTTAAGTAACCGCGATCGCGATCGCAAAGCCTGTATTGGCTTCGCCGATCCTAAACCCGATCACATTATGATTTTAGAAAAAGACTTTTCTCACCTCAAAATATTAGTCAACAGTCGCGGCTTTGATACTACTTTACTTATTCAAGGGCCAAACGATAACATTATTCGCTGTGGTGATGACACTGGTAAAAGTAAAGATGCCAGCATTGATGACCTCGACTGGAAAAAAGGAACCTATCGAATTTGGGTTGGTACTTTTAACGCTGGTGTCAAACGTAACTATACTATAACCGTCAAGCAGTAAGCAGAGGGACTAGGGGCTAGGGGCTAGAGGCTAGGGAAGAAGCAAGAAAAGAGGAAAAAGATCAGGGAGCAAAGATTATGAACAAATTCAAGACATTCTTCATTCCCCTCTGCACCCTGCACCCTGCCCCTCTGCTTCTTTACCCATGCCCAATTGATAAAGATTACCCTTGAAACGATAATATGGGAGGGTAAGCTAGTTTTGCTTTCCGAGGGTATTATCTCGTGCTATCTACACTACGTGCTGACTTTCGTATCATATTTGAGCGTGACCCAGCTGCCCGTAACTGGTTGGAGGTCTTGTTCTGTTACCCCGGTTTGCAAGCCCTGCTATTTCATCGACTGGCTCACTGGCTGCATCATGTTGGTATTCCCTTTATCCCCCGCCTGACTTCTCACATCGCTCGGTTTTTGACCGGAATTGAAATTCACCCAGGCGCAACAATTGGACAGGGTGTGTTTATTGACCACGGTATGGGTGTGGTCGTTGGTGAAACTGCGATCGTAGGCGATTATGCTCTAATTTATCAAGGTGTCACTTTGGGAGGCACAGGGAAGCAATGCGGTAAGCGCCACCCTACTGTGGGTGAAAATGTTGTTGTAGGAGCTGGAGCGAAAGTACTAGGCAATATCCAAATTGGCAACAATGTCCGTATTGGCGCTGGGTCAGTTGTTCTGAGGGACGTACCTTCTGACTGTACTGTAGTCGGTGTACCCGGTCGTATTGTCTACCGCTCTGGAGTGCGGATTGCTCCTCTAGAACACAGCAACTTGCCAGATTCAGAAGCTGAAGTCATTCGCGCTTTAGTTGACCGCATTGAGTCGCTAGAACAACAAATCCAACATCTCCAAGGACTTCATTCTCCTGCAAAAACTCCTGTCTTATCAGATAACTTAGCTGCCCAAAACGGTCAACTAGTACAAGAGTCTCCTGTGTGTAATCTCCGAGATAAAGCAATTCAGCAGTTTCTAGATGGTGCTGGTATTTAGTAAATTATGAACGGAGCATCTATGAAATGGATTTACATTGTTGCGGGGATAGCTTTGTTTGTCAAATTCTTGATTATGCCCAATCCTGCACCAGACTTACAGGATATTTCTATCGTTGAAACGGTTGTCCAAGATAGTGGCATACCTAATGGAGTTTCGGGAATCATTTTCAGGAATCGGCTGTATGACACTATCTTTGAGGTGGTGGTATTTACGATCGCCATCATGGGTGCATACTTTCTCCTAGCGAATGAAAAACCATTAAGCACAGTTTATCGTTTCACCGATCAACCATCCATTATACTGGCGCGTTTGGGTGCGACCATTACCGCTTTAGTCAGTATCGAACTAGCAATTCGGGGACATCTGAGTCCTGGCGGTGGTTTTGCGGCTGGGGTAGCTGGTGGAACGGCGATTGGTCTTGTGGCAATTACCTCATCTCCAGAATGGATGCAAGCAATTTACCAACGCTGGCACGCCGCTATGTGGGAGAAAGTTTCGGTACTGATTTTCATTGTATTGGCGGTCATAACTTTAGTCGGAGTAGAGTTACCCCACGGAGAGATGGGCGCACTAGTTAGTGGCGGAGTTATTCCCTTACTAAATATTTTAGTTGCTATTAAAGTTGCATTGGGTTCGTGGGCAGTTATTTTAGTTTTTATTCGTTATCGGGGATTGTTGTAAGAGTTGATAAAATACGTTTTGGTTAAGATTGTTTGATAGATCAAAAAGACGTGATAAATTACCATCTTGTCAATAATCAATCCATCATCAAGAAAAAGTAGATAGACAAATTTTGTTTGTATTAGTAATATGCCAAAACAATTGAGTGATTTTCAGGTTTTTCCTAAACATGTTGGCACTTGGTCAGGTTACTGGATCAGAATGGATGCTAATGCTCAAGAGACAGAACGTTTTGAAGCAGAAATCACCCAAAAGATAGTTGATAATCAATGGCTACAAACAAATACTTACTATTACGCCGATGGTCGAATTGTCACTAACGATTTTGTTGGGAAGGTAATTAGTAATGATGAAATAGAAATAGAAGCATTAGATGTTCCTGCATGGGGAGGTTTTACCACTATTGCACGGGAACATGCAGATAACATTATCATTTTTAATGTCTGGAATAAAGCTACGGGTAATTTATTGGCAACGGAAATGATTAATCTTGTCAATCAAGATAATAAATGCCGTACAAGCCAAAGTTTTACAGAAGATGGAAAATTGAAAGGTTTGATGTTAATAGTTGAGAAACGGATATCTAATTAATTGATGACGAGTAGTATCTTCCAGACTAACAAGGGCGGTTATTCCCACCGGGAATTTATAACTTAATCTGTCAAGATTAAAAATAGCTGGAGGTTAAAAACATGAAATTTTCAATCCAATCGCTTTACAGTTGGTATCGCAACACGCTTCGTAATCCTAAGTACCGTTGGTGGGTAATTTTAGGAACACTAGTTTATTTGATTAGCCCTATTGATATTGCCCCAGATTTTTTACCTATTGTCGGGCAAATTGATGATGTTTTTCTTTTGACATTGTTAGTTTCTGAAGTGTCTGGGCTAGTGATTGAAGGCTGGAAAGCTCGTAAGGGTGTCACTGATACTGAAGTTGCTTATACTTCAGAAGGTTCTACTTCTCAAGCTAGCACCATTGATGTTGATGCGGTCTCTGTTAAATAGATTTTTCTATAAATTAAATATCATAAAACCCTTACCTTTGTTGTCTGCTATTAGCTTTAATACTGAGGTAGGGGATATTTTTTGCTAGCGATTGATCGCCTTTACTGAGAAATCAAATCGGATTACTCACTTGATCCAGCAACATCTAATCAGGGTAATCGTGAGAAACAAAGGGAATTTCTACTATTTCACCCTCGGTTTCTCCTATTTGAACTTTCAAACCAACCCCACCAGCTTTGCTGCGAACATAACCCAATCCGAAGTAACCATCAGCAGTTTCGGTGTAACTGGTAAGTTTGCCAACTTTTTCATCTCCAACTGCGATCGCACTTCCTACTTCAGCAGGAGCATTGAGGCGGATACCCCAAAGGTGTTGTTTTACACCTTTATATGTGTTTAATCTCGCAATGGTTTCTTGACCAATGTAGCAACCTTTGGTGAAAGAAATGGTTTGCCATAAACCAGCTTCTAGAGGGTTGTAATCATCTGTGAGTTCCAAATCTGGGACTGGACGACCTTGTAGTACGCGTAACGTATTCCAGGCGCGATCGCTCAATTCTACTGCCCCTAATTCTAAAATTTGATTCCACACCTGCTGTTTTTCGGAAGCTGGTAAAATCAGCGTATATCCCGCAGAAGCTAAGCCGCTACCTACTGCAACTATGATTTCCTCTTTAACTAACAAATGATTACCGTAGGGTTGACCAATAATTGCTTTAGCACCCAGCTTTTCTATGACAACATCACTTTTTGGCCCAATCAAGCTGAAGGTTGCGGTTTCGC contains the following coding sequences:
- a CDS encoding Na(+)/H(+) antiporter subunit B → MKWIYIVAGIALFVKFLIMPNPAPDLQDISIVETVVQDSGIPNGVSGIIFRNRLYDTIFEVVVFTIAIMGAYFLLANEKPLSTVYRFTDQPSIILARLGATITALVSIELAIRGHLSPGGGFAAGVAGGTAIGLVAITSSPEWMQAIYQRWHAAMWEKVSVLIFIVLAVITLVGVELPHGEMGALVSGGVIPLLNILVAIKVALGSWAVILVFIRYRGLL
- a CDS encoding YgfZ/GcvT domain-containing protein — its product is MPTSAIDGKDIAAIQAATEEVAICDRSLWGRIRVSDDDRIRFLHNQSTNDFQSLKPGQGCDTVMVTSTARTIDLVTAYVLDDAVLLLVSPNRCEFLMQWLDRYIFFADKVKLTDITSETATFSLIGPKSDVVIEKLGAKAIIGQPYGNHLLVKEEIIVAVGSGLASAGYTLILPASEKQQVWNQILELGAVELSDRAWNTLRVLQGRPVPDLELTDDYNPLEAGLWQTISFTKGCYIGQETIARLNTYKGVKQHLWGIRLNAPAEVGSAIAVGDEKVGKLTSYTETADGYFGLGYVRSKAGGVGLKVQIGETEGEIVEIPFVSHDYPD
- a CDS encoding DUF3598 family protein translates to MPKQLSDFQVFPKHVGTWSGYWIRMDANAQETERFEAEITQKIVDNQWLQTNTYYYADGRIVTNDFVGKVISNDEIEIEALDVPAWGGFTTIAREHADNIIIFNVWNKATGNLLATEMINLVNQDNKCRTSQSFTEDGKLKGLMLIVEKRISN
- the cysE gene encoding serine O-acetyltransferase, whose translation is MLSTLRADFRIIFERDPAARNWLEVLFCYPGLQALLFHRLAHWLHHVGIPFIPRLTSHIARFLTGIEIHPGATIGQGVFIDHGMGVVVGETAIVGDYALIYQGVTLGGTGKQCGKRHPTVGENVVVGAGAKVLGNIQIGNNVRIGAGSVVLRDVPSDCTVVGVPGRIVYRSGVRIAPLEHSNLPDSEAEVIRALVDRIESLEQQIQHLQGLHSPAKTPVLSDNLAAQNGQLVQESPVCNLRDKAIQQFLDGAGI
- a CDS encoding YkvA family protein, whose amino-acid sequence is MKFSIQSLYSWYRNTLRNPKYRWWVILGTLVYLISPIDIAPDFLPIVGQIDDVFLLTLLVSEVSGLVIEGWKARKGVTDTEVAYTSEGSTSQASTIDVDAVSVK